In Brettanomyces bruxellensis chromosome 8, complete sequence, a genomic segment contains:
- a CDS encoding uncharacterized protein (SECRETED:SignalP(1-19)): MLFNKLALPLVAAAQLAAADEDSTSTITMTTTFTLLTPEQSSALVASAASAASVASASSEASVASAASAASAASAFSVASAASVASEASAASAASAYSAASAASVASAASAASAATVSLQQARGLLAVAYVRNSTSAYYASTNSSTPAVESSTHYLNTTSSHFYNTTSTSVHKTKSSKISTTSEFSESSSSSSSSSLTIPETTSSSQSSSSSAAAAYAAALNGAGLGAAGLVLAAIL, translated from the coding sequence ATGTTATTCAACAAACTAGCCCTTCCTTTGGTTGCAGCTGCCCAACTTGCAGCTGCTGATGAAGATTCAACCAGTACCATCACCATGACGACCACCTTTACACTTTTGACACCTGAGCAGAGTTCTGCTCTTGTTGCCAGTGCCGCCAGTGCTGCATCTGTTGCTTCAGCTTCTTCAGAAGCTTCGGTTGCAAGTGCTGCAAGTGCAGCTAGTGCAGCCTCTGCTTTTTCCGTTGCAAGTGCAGCCTCTGTTGCCAGTGAAGCATCTGCAGCATCTGCAGCATCCGCTTATTCTGCAGCAAGTGCAGCTAGTGTTGCTAGTGCAGCATCCGCAGCCTCAGCTGCAACGGTGTCTCTTCAACAGGCAAGAGGTCTTTTGGCAGTTGCTTACGTCAGAAATTCGACTTCTGCATACTACGCTTCGACTAACTCGAGCACGCCTGCTGTTGAATCCTCCACGCACTATCTCAACACCACGAGCTCCCACTTCTACAACACCACATCCACATCTGTGCACAAGACCAAGTCATCCAAGATTTCGACAACCTCGGAATTCTCGGAGagctcatcttcatcatcatcatcttctctCACCATTCCAGAGACAACATCCTCATCACAGTCCTCGTCGAGTTCTGCAGCTGCTGCATACGCTGCTGCATTAAACGGTGCGGGTCTTGGTGCTGCAGGTCTTGTTTTGGCCGCCATCCTATAA